One window of Gemmatimonadota bacterium genomic DNA carries:
- a CDS encoding di-heme oxidoredictase family protein → MNGRLRALALLVALAALASSCDGLITAPPEDADILDSPLPGLTAEEMAAFARGDAEFGRRFAPSSGLGPIFNNVACAECHSGDGRGRPDNILTRFSVDGELAPELGGPQIQDKAIPGAVPETLPPGAQVSLRLPPPVFGVGLIEAIPAAAILANADPDDADGDGVSGRPNMVTPPEFVPASEPGGGPGPVLGRFSRKAQVSTLLEQTSAAYHQDMGITSDFIPEENTNPLAGPGPRAADEVPDPEIPASTVNAVIDYIRMLAPPAAGASTERRRRGQALFAQVGCASCHVPELRTGASPIAAIADRPVPLYSDLLLHDMGDELADGRPDGDANGREWRTAPLWGLRVMRDFLAGDAFLLHDGRARSVDEAIGFHGGEGAAARAAYGSLSDEDRAALLDFVKSR, encoded by the coding sequence GTGAACGGGCGCCTCCGTGCCCTCGCGTTGCTGGTGGCTCTGGCGGCGTTGGCCTCTTCCTGCGACGGGCTGATCACCGCGCCCCCGGAGGACGCGGACATCCTGGACTCCCCGCTGCCGGGCCTCACCGCCGAGGAGATGGCGGCGTTCGCGCGCGGCGACGCCGAGTTCGGCCGGCGCTTCGCTCCGTCCAGTGGGCTCGGTCCGATCTTCAACAACGTGGCGTGCGCCGAGTGCCACAGCGGCGACGGGCGCGGGCGACCGGACAACATCCTCACGCGCTTCTCGGTCGACGGGGAGCTCGCGCCGGAGCTGGGCGGGCCGCAGATCCAGGACAAGGCCATCCCGGGCGCGGTCCCCGAGACGCTGCCGCCGGGCGCGCAGGTGTCGCTGCGCCTGCCGCCGCCGGTGTTCGGCGTGGGGCTCATCGAGGCCATTCCCGCCGCGGCGATCCTTGCCAACGCAGACCCCGATGACGCCGACGGCGACGGCGTCTCGGGCCGGCCGAACATGGTCACGCCGCCGGAGTTCGTGCCGGCGAGCGAGCCCGGCGGCGGTCCGGGCCCCGTGCTGGGCCGCTTCAGCCGCAAGGCGCAAGTCTCGACCCTGCTCGAGCAGACCAGCGCGGCCTACCACCAGGACATGGGCATCACCTCCGACTTCATCCCGGAGGAGAACACCAATCCGCTGGCTGGGCCCGGCCCGCGCGCGGCCGACGAGGTGCCCGACCCCGAGATCCCGGCGTCCACCGTGAACGCCGTCATCGACTACATCCGCATGCTGGCGCCGCCCGCGGCGGGCGCGTCGACCGAGCGGCGCCGGCGCGGCCAGGCGCTGTTCGCGCAGGTGGGCTGCGCGTCCTGCCACGTGCCGGAGCTGCGCACCGGCGCGAGCCCCATCGCGGCAATCGCGGACCGGCCGGTGCCGCTCTACTCGGACCTGCTGCTGCACGACATGGGCGATGAGCTGGCCGACGGCCGGCCCGACGGGGACGCGAACGGCCGCGAGTGGCGCACCGCGCCGCTGTGGGGGCTGCGCGTGATGCGCGATTTCCTGGCGGGCGACGCGTTCCTGCTGCACGACGGACGCGCCCGCTCGGTCGACGAGGCGATCGGCTTCCACGGCGGCGAGGGCGCGGCGGCCCGCGCGGCCTACGGGTCGCTGTCGGACGAGGACCGCGCGGCGCTGCTCGACTTCGTGAAGAGCCGCTGA
- a CDS encoding Rieske 2Fe-2S domain-containing protein: MGAFDAAAPATTTRRDFIARSCAAGLALGMGACGGVTALPVTPRDGLVRLDLRDHPGLRVAGGWLKLAPQGLPHPVYVLTLEDGTHAALSPICTHQGCTVDIAGAQLVCPCHGSTYERTGAVVRGPAERALTRYETRRDGDALEIRIS, translated from the coding sequence ATGGGGGCCTTCGACGCGGCCGCGCCGGCCACGACCACGCGTCGCGACTTCATCGCGCGCTCCTGCGCCGCCGGCCTGGCGCTCGGAATGGGCGCGTGCGGCGGCGTCACCGCGTTGCCGGTTACCCCGCGCGACGGGCTGGTCCGGCTGGACCTGCGCGACCACCCGGGACTCCGCGTCGCCGGCGGCTGGCTCAAGCTCGCGCCCCAAGGGCTGCCGCACCCGGTCTACGTGCTGACCCTGGAGGACGGCACGCACGCGGCGCTGTCGCCCATCTGCACGCACCAGGGGTGCACCGTCGACATCGCCGGCGCCCAGCTCGTGTGCCCCTGCCACGGGTCCACCTACGAACGCACAGGCGCGGTGGTGCGCGGCCCCGCCGAGCGCGCGCTCACCCGCTACGAGACGCGCCGGGACGGCGACGCGCTGGAGATACGGATCTCATGA
- a CDS encoding TraR/DksA C4-type zinc finger protein has product MAKKLTKKQIEHLEKRLLRERERAMRSLGQFDELAKESAEQADSDLYSYSDHIADLGTDAMEREKMLLFASKEGRYLYRLEEALRRLYKEPQNFGKCHNCGNLVDFERLDALPHARYCIDCKRAEEADAA; this is encoded by the coding sequence ATGGCCAAGAAACTGACGAAAAAGCAGATCGAGCACCTGGAGAAGAGACTTCTGCGGGAGCGCGAGCGCGCCATGCGCTCCCTGGGACAGTTCGACGAGCTCGCCAAGGAGTCGGCCGAGCAGGCGGACAGCGACCTGTACTCCTACTCCGACCACATCGCGGACCTGGGCACCGACGCCATGGAGCGCGAGAAGATGCTGCTCTTCGCGAGCAAGGAAGGGCGCTATCTCTACCGCCTCGAGGAGGCGCTGAGGCGGCTGTACAAGGAGCCGCAGAACTTCGGCAAGTGCCACAACTGCGGGAACCTGGTCGATTTCGAGCGACTGGACGCGCTGCCCCACGCGCGCTACTGCATCGACTGCAAGCGTGCCGAGGAGGCCGACGCCGCCTAG
- a CDS encoding transcriptional repressor codes for MGPVTQRHTDDVLRAALDASGQRYTEQRAAVYRFLAATKSHPTADDVFLAVRSDIPDISLATVYKSLETLVGCGLASKLTYGDGSARYDGRTDPHHHARCLRCGSVRDIPGDLAPNAVAPLGPVDGFQVQGYRLELVGVCSKCGA; via the coding sequence ATGGGACCCGTAACGCAGCGCCACACGGACGACGTTCTGCGCGCAGCCCTGGACGCCAGCGGGCAGCGCTACACCGAGCAGCGGGCGGCGGTCTACCGCTTTCTGGCCGCGACGAAGTCGCATCCCACCGCGGACGACGTGTTCCTGGCCGTGCGCTCGGACATCCCCGACATATCGCTCGCGACCGTGTACAAGTCGCTGGAGACGCTGGTCGGCTGCGGGCTCGCAAGCAAGCTGACGTACGGCGACGGCTCGGCCCGTTACGACGGCCGTACCGACCCGCACCACCACGCCCGCTGCCTGCGCTGCGGCTCGGTCCGCGACATCCCCGGCGACCTGGCGCCGAACGCCGTGGCGCCGCTGGGACCCGTCGACGGGTTCCAGGTGCAGGGCTATCGCCTCGAGCTGGTCGGGGTCTGCAGCAAGTGCGGCGCCTGA